The Candidatus Zixiibacteriota bacterium genomic sequence TGAAGTCCGCCCGTTTGCCGAAACCGACTCCCTGGCAGAGATTGGAGTTATGATCCTCGCTTTGGGAGGAGGGGAAATCGATGATTGAGTCATTAGCGATATAACGGTCATTACCGGTCGAGTCGACTAAAATTCCGGCTCCGCGCGTGAAACCGAAGCCCTGGCCCATCTGGAACATATGGTAGCGGTCGTCGCCGGTTATATCGGAAAGTATCCCCTGACCGCAAAAGCCGGCACCCTGCCCGGAGATGTAACCGTCGTAGCTGTCATTGCCCGACAAATCCTGCAGTATTCCGACCCCGAATATACCCACACCCTGGGTCAGGTTTTTCCCGCGGTAGGTGTCGTCGCCGGCCATATCGACTAAGTAGGCATAGCCGAACAGCCCGGTCCCGAAAGCCGGATAATCCTCACCCTCGGTGTCGTATATATCGTTTCCGCCCATATCAATCGCGATCGAAATCCAGTTCGAAAGATCGCGATTAGAGGCTGCGTTTTTGTAGGTGTCGTTACCGCCGACATCGATTATCAGAAAATAACGGTCATCATCATAGGAGTGGCTTCTGCCATCTTTGATAACGATTTTGCCGGCCGAGGTCTCCCACTCGAACTCGAAATCGGATGTGAAATTCAGCTTACTAAGTGAATCGACAGCGTAATCGATTCCCAGCGCTATATCCTGGGCCGGTGTGAACAGGTATTTCAGGTCGACTTCTTCTATCAGTTCTTCGATCTGGAAATCGATCCCCGTTTCCTCGGAAGTAAAGTATTCCGGCACAGCGGTAAACATCTCGTGCAGGTCAAATTCCTCGCGCGCCTCCAGAAAGGCCTGGCGATGATAGCGGTTTGAATCGATGCAACTGTAGATGATCACCGCCGCCATTTTTTGCAGTTCGACCGGCACCTCATTGGTTGCATTCCAGAGCTCCTCACGTTTCTTTTGATCCATGGGGATAGCATACAAGGCCTCGAATTTGACAATCGCGTCGTACAGGGAAAACTCCTCCTCCAGAAACGGAAGGATCCGGTCGAGCGGGTTGTCGATTAATCCCCGGCGCACCCCCAGACCAACCCGGTGAGAGGCGAACGCGCTCATTCTCATCAGGTTACGACATTGGCGAGTGAGTTCGCCGCGATACTGTTTACTGTATTTTTCGACTTTGAAAGGGGCTGAGTGGAGCGTGTAGAAAAGAGGCATATAAAACCTGTCACCGCCGTAGTTGGCCATATCTCCGTAGTCAAAGGATAGCTTTTCTTTCTCAAGTCCGACCGCATTCAAGGCGGTTTCAAACGGTTCCGGATCGGTTCCCGGTTGAGCTGAAAGCGACGTCAGTAATACAAGAAAAGTAATAATTATAGTGCATTTTTTCATCTGTTTCTCCCTCCGTTTCAGGAATCATTCGACAAAAAAGGCTAAAAGTCAATTAGAAATCGGTTATTGTGCCGATTTTGATTGCCAATCCGGTTATCTATGTTATAATGACTTAGATAATTTTTTCACAAGGAGCTGTTTATGATTACAGAGAAGATACAGCAACTGGTCGAGAATAATCTGGTAGAATTCGTGGATGTCAAGTTCGTCGACTTATTGGGCGAATGGCACCATATCACGGTTCCAATCGAGCGCTTGACCGAAAGCCTGTTCAAAAATGGTATCGGGGTGGATGGCTCTTCGGTATCCGGTTTCGCGCATATCAAATCGGGCGATATGATCCTTCTGCCCGATCCCGAAACAGCCTTTATCGACCCCTTCTGGGATCGTCCCACATTGAGTTTTATCGGCAACGTCGTCAATGTCAACGGCACTGTTGAGGAATTCACCCGCAACCCGCGCTGGGTCGCCCGAAAAGCGGAGAAATACTTAAAAGACAGTGGGTTCGCGGCTGATTCCATGTGGGGACCGGAGTTCGAGTTTTACCTGCTCGATCATATCAGCTACGATCAGGGACAGGAACGCGGTTTCTATTTTCTGGATTCGAATGAGGCCCAGTGGCGTTCGGGCGATAACTCCGAGCAGAACCTGGGTTACAACGTGCGCTACAAAGGTGGTTATCATACGATTCCGCCCAAGGACAAGACCTACCAGATCCGCAATGAGATGACCGATATCCTCAAGCGTTGCGGGGTTCCCGTCAAGTACCATCACCACGAGGTCGGCGGTGCCGGTCAGCAGGAGATCGAGGTCATGTTCGGTAACCTGGTAGAGATGGCCGACCGCTCCATGATCGTCAAGTACGTGGTCAAAAACTGCGCCTACCGTTTCAATAAATCGGCTACTTTTATGCCCAAACCGCTCTATGACGAGCCGGGTAACGGTATGCATGTCCACCAGTACCTGATAAACGCGGGGAAATCGGTTTTCCACGACGCTTCCGATGAGCTCGAGTTGTCCGATATCGGCAGATGGTATATCGGCGGTGTTCTCAAACACGCCGCTTCGCTTCTGTGCTTCACGTCGGCATCGACCAATTCCTATAAACGCCTGGTGCCCGGCTTTGAAGCTCCGGTCCGCGCGACTTATTCGGTCGGCAACCGCAATGCCTGTATCCGTATTCCGGGCTATCAGCTCGACAAGAGCACGTACCGTATGGAATTCCGTCCGCCGGATGCCACCTGCAATCCGTATCTGGCGTTTGCGGCCATGCTGATGGCTGGTCTGGATGGGATCAAGAACAAGATCGAGCCGGGCGAGCCCTGCGATGATGACATGAGCCAGATGTCCGAAGAAGAACTCCTGAAGATTCCCCAGTTGCCATCGTCACTGCAACGTGCCTGCGAAGCTTTAGCCGAAGATCATGATTACCTCCTCGAGGGCGGGGTTTTTACCACGGATGTTATCGCGGTCTGGCTGGAGCTCAAGATGGCGCAGGTCGATGCTATCCGCCTCAGGCCTCATCCACATGAGTTCAGGCTCTATTACGATTGTTAGGAATTTTTCAAAATAGTACTGTTTCTGCGGGCAGGTGATTTCTCCTGCCCGTTCTTTTTGCAGGTCATGCGTATGTTCATCCGGCTGTGACCTGACAGAGTTGCCACTTTTCGCGCCGGTCCCTTTATCTGCCGTAAAGAAGTAGCCCCGACCAGCTACTAAATTCTTTTTACCTCAATTCAAATCTCTCAATGACCGATAATAGTTTCGAATATGAAAAGGGAAATCGAATGAATCAAAACGACGTCAATTCTGCCTGCGAATATTTCAATTCTCAACCCGTCTCGATACAGACCAGTTTCGCCGATTTCTGGGGCTTTATGCTGACGCCCGAACTCTTGCGCAGGTTCGAGGATGAGCTCAGAAACCGCGCGCGCAACCTGGGTAACGGAAGTGAAATTCATCTCAACTATGAAATCGAGTGGCTGGGTTTCAATGTCAGCCGGGTGGAATCTGTCGACCAGCTTATCACAATGGAAAACCATCCCCGCAACCCGGTCTCCGGTTTGAAGATCATATGCGAGAAACAGGGCTTGCAGTCCGAACCGGTTTTTACGGCAGAATTCAAAGATCCCCTTGCCCATAAATGCGATGGCAACAAGATCCGCAACTTTTTTAAAAGACACGAGCTTGCCAGAAATCCCGACGCCGATCCCTCGCAAATCCTGGCCCGGCTCGAGTTCAAGTCGATTGAAATAAAAAGCGATTCGCCCGATGCCGGATGGTCGGCGGATATGGTCGCCTGGGTGAAACAGTTTATGGTCGACAAGACCCGTGCGCCGTTGCATAAACTGTATTTCAACTCCGAGCCGGGGCTCAAGCTGGATGGTCTTCTGGCACGATTGCAATGGGTACTCGTGGTGATGACCCTATTCTGGTATATCGATTTCAATGACACCCTGAACATCAAGTCGTTCTGGGTCTATGACTTCTTCGGAGCGATCCTGTTTTATGCGTTCCTGTTTCGGATGTTCATGTTTTACCTCGAACGCTTCTATCCACCCTACAATTTCGTCTGGGGCGCAGTTGGACGGAAGTTCGAACAAACCGAAAAAGCACGCAAACGGATCAACCGCATGTTTTACATTGTCGGCATCCCGCTTTTTCTGATTATCTTCTTCAATTCGATCCACGGCCTGATCGATCCACGTTTTCTGCCTTCCTGGATTTTCTGATCAGATGCCGGATACCGTGAAGTCTCCGACGATATAGATCGGTGAACTGGATATAGTTACAGTCAGGTCATCGTCCTGGTAACTGACAGCCAAAACTACCCGGTTAAAAGTACATCCATCTCGAAGTAATCAGTTCTCTCTATTGAAGTAACAGTCGGCGCGCTGGATTTATCACAGGCGGGGTATCAGCGCCAGTATTATTATCATTGATATTTTAATTGCTTTTTTGATAAAATCAACCATAAACAACTCGTTTCCCCCTCTTTTTGCTGTTTATCTATTGGTATAGTATCGGCAGGCTGGTGAATATTATAATGCGTGGAGTATATTATAAATAAAGAGACCCGTATCAGCCGGATACGGGCCTATGGCTCTTTGAGTGTAGTATGCTTCAAAGAAAAACCCTGTGAGTGAGATAGATAAGCAGACTGGTGGCGAAATATAAGTCCGTTATAGTTAGAAATCTGTAAGCAGGTCAATCGAAAAGGTCGG encodes the following:
- the glnA gene encoding type I glutamate--ammonia ligase, producing MITEKIQQLVENNLVEFVDVKFVDLLGEWHHITVPIERLTESLFKNGIGVDGSSVSGFAHIKSGDMILLPDPETAFIDPFWDRPTLSFIGNVVNVNGTVEEFTRNPRWVARKAEKYLKDSGFAADSMWGPEFEFYLLDHISYDQGQERGFYFLDSNEAQWRSGDNSEQNLGYNVRYKGGYHTIPPKDKTYQIRNEMTDILKRCGVPVKYHHHEVGGAGQQEIEVMFGNLVEMADRSMIVKYVVKNCAYRFNKSATFMPKPLYDEPGNGMHVHQYLINAGKSVFHDASDELELSDIGRWYIGGVLKHAASLLCFTSASTNSYKRLVPGFEAPVRATYSVGNRNACIRIPGYQLDKSTYRMEFRPPDATCNPYLAFAAMLMAGLDGIKNKIEPGEPCDDDMSQMSEEELLKIPQLPSSLQRACEALAEDHDYLLEGGVFTTDVIAVWLELKMAQVDAIRLRPHPHEFRLYYDC